The region AGACCCGTTCCTTTACTTTGATGTTTTGTAGTAAAATATGGCTCATAAATCTTCTCAAGATTTTCTTTTGAGATGCCACCTGCATTATCTTTAATCTCTATAATCGCATAATTTTCTTCTTTTTTAGTAGTAATACTTATCTCTCTTATTAAGATGCTATTGCTGAGAAATGCATCTTTTGCATTTTTTATAAGGTTGATGATGACTTGAGTTAGTTCATTTAAGATGCCAAGAACTTTTAAATCTTTTAAATCTGTTTTTACATTAATCATCTGTGCATCTAGAACCTTAGATAAAAGACTCAAAGCTTCGTTTATGCTATCGCTAACATTAAATGGATGCTTCTCTTTTTGGGGGTTAAAAAAATTTGTAAAATCATCAATAGTTTCAGACATATTTTTTATAATGCTTTTACTCTCACTATAAAGTTTTGTTAATTCATCTTCTTCACTGTTTTTAGCTGCTTTTTTCATACCAAAAAGAGTAAGACTTAGCTCAGTTAGCGGTTGTCTCCATTGATGAGCTACATTTGCTAGCATCTGTCCAAGAAGTGCTTGTCTAGATTGTAAAAACATTACTCTTTGTTTCTCTTCATTTTTTGCAACTTCATCTACTACTCGTTTTTCTAAAGTTTTATTTAACTCTTCAAGCTCTTTTGTTTTGTGCCAAACTCTAAGTTCGAGCGTTTTGTTTAACTCTTCTAGTTCTTTTTCTTTTTTTAAAAGTTCTTGTTTATAAAAAACTTCTTTAGTAACATCATAACGAATAGCTACAAATTCAGCAATGCTTTCATCTTCATTTAAAATGGGAATAATAGTAGTATTTACATAAAAAGTAGAGCCATCTTTTGCAAGATTTTTAACAGTATCTTTATAGATTTT is a window of uncultured Sulfurimonas sp. DNA encoding:
- a CDS encoding PAS domain-containing sensor histidine kinase; this encodes MLKQYKEAIEKSNIISRTDVDGIITFVNDEFCKISGYTKDELIGKNHNIVRHPDVDASKFKNLWETILDKKIYKDTVKNLAKDGSTFYVNTTIIPILNEDESIAEFVAIRYDVTKEVFYKQELLKKEKELEELNKTLELRVWHKTKELEELNKTLEKRVVDEVAKNEEKQRVMFLQSRQALLGQMLANVAHQWRQPLTELSLTLFGMKKAAKNSEEDELTKLYSESKSIIKNMSETIDDFTNFFNPQKEKHPFNVSDSINEALSLLSKVLDAQMINVKTDLKDLKVLGILNELTQVIINLIKNAKDAFLSNSILIREISITTKKEENYAIIEIKDNAGGISKENLEKIYEPYFTTKHQSKGTGLGLFMSKMICEQGMNGFLDATSKKGITIFVIKIPLISSEFSHER